In the Oncorhynchus keta strain PuntledgeMale-10-30-2019 chromosome 14, Oket_V2, whole genome shotgun sequence genome, one interval contains:
- the LOC118393853 gene encoding glycine cleavage system H protein, mitochondrial-like, whose protein sequence is MAMRVAFRCLTANFSPVLIQRSRPVQISASRLLWKANPAQSLSTASRLSTALKFTDKHEWVRVEGGIGTVGISNFAQEALGDVVYCGLPEVGQKLEQMEEFGALESVKAASELYSPLTGEVTEINTELAVNPGLVNKSCYEVGWLIKMTIDNPAELDGLMDDCSYEKFIKSLDE, encoded by the exons ATGGCGATGAGAGTAGCGTTCCGGTGCCTTACTGCAAACTTTTCCCCAGTACTGATTCAGCGTTCTCGACCTGTACAGATATCCGCAAGTCGGCTCTTATGGAAGGCCAACCCCGCACAGTCACTGAGCACCGCCTCACGACTGTCCACAG CCCTGAAATTCACAGACAAGCATGAGTGGGTACGAGTAGAGGGAGGAATTGGCACAGTTGGCATCAGCAACTTTGCTCAG GAAGCATTAGGTGATGTGGTATATTGTGGACTCCCTGAGGTGGGGCAAAAACTTGAACAAATGG AGGAGTTTGGTGCTTTGGAAAGTGTGAAGGCTGCTAGTGAGCTGTACTCTCCGCTGACTGGAGAGGTAACTGAAATCAACACAGAgctggcagtcaaccctggactaGTGAATAAATCCTGCTACGAAGTGG GTTGGCTAATTAAGATGACTATTGACAACCCTGCAGAACTTGATGGCCTCATGGACGATTGCTCCTATGAGAAATTTATCAAATCACTTGATGAGTAG
- the LOC118393852 gene encoding 60S ribosomal protein L13-like, which yields MAPSRNGMLLNPHFHKDWQTRVRTWFNQPARKTRRRKARQIKARRIAPRPVAGPLRPQVRCPTIRYHTKVRAGRGFTLEELKAAGIHKKTARTIGISVDSRRRNRSSESLQANVQRLKEYRSKLILFPRKASAPKKGDSTEEEIKMATQLSGAVMPIKNVHKKEKARVISEDEKNFKAFASLRMARANARLFGIRAKRAKEAEAESIDKKK from the exons ATGGCACCCAGCCGGAATGGCATGCTTTTGAACCCACACTTCCACAAAGACTGGCAGACGAGGGTGCGCACCTGGTTCAACCAGCCCGCAAGGAAGACTCGCAG GCGAAAGGCCCGTCAAATCAAGGCTCGTCGTATTGCTCCACGTCCTGTGGCTGGTCCCCTCAGGCCTCAAGTCAGGTGTCCCACCATCAGGTATCACACCAAGGTGCGTGCCGGACGTGGCTTCACCCTGGAGGAGCTCAAG GCTGCCGGTATCCACAAGAAGACAGCCCGCACCATTGGCATCTCTGTTGACTCCCGCCGTCGCAACAGATCATCGGAGTCCCTGCAGGCCAATGTACAGCGCCTGAAAGAGTACCGCTCCAAGCTCATCCTCTTCCCCAGGAAGGCCTCCGCACCCAAGAAGGGAGACAGCACT GAGGAGGAAATCAAGATGGCCACGCAGCTCTCTGGTGCTGTCATGCCTATCAAGAAT GTGCACAAGAAGGAGAAAGCCAGGGTGATTTCTGAGGATGAGAAGAATTTCAAGGCTTTCGCCAGCCTGCGTATGGCTCGTGCCAATGCTCGTCTCTTCGGCATCCGTGCCAAGAGGGCAAAGGAGGCGGAGGCGGAGAGTATTGACAAGAAGAAATAA